In Brachypodium distachyon strain Bd21 chromosome 2, Brachypodium_distachyon_v3.0, whole genome shotgun sequence, one genomic interval encodes:
- the LOC100836856 gene encoding receptor-like protein kinase HSL1 produces MGAFLPILLLAAVAANAGLLLAQALNQDGLYLLDAKRALTVPAGALADWNSRDATPCNWTGVSCDAAGAVTGLSLPGANINGSFPAALCRVPRLQSLDLSNNYIGPDMASEAVAGCKALARLDLSVNSLVGTLPGALAGLPELVYLNLEGNNFSGPIPDSFGRFPKLESLSLVYNLLGGEVPSFFGAVPTLRELNLSYNPFAPGPVPAELGDLAALRVLWLAGCNLVGHIPASLGRLRNLTDLDLSTNALTGPIPPEITGLASAVQIELYNNSLSGAIPKGFGKLAELRSIDIAMNRLDGAIPDDLFDAPKLETVHLYSNSLTGPVPESAAKAPSLVELRLFTNRLNGTLPSDLGKNTPLVCLDLSDNSISGEIPRGICDRGELEELLMLDNALTGRIPEGLGRCHRLRRVRLSNNRLDGDVPGAVWGLPHIALLELNGNRLTGEISPVIAGAANLSKLVISNNRLSGSIPSEIGSAAKLYEFSADGNMLSGPLPSSLGSLAELGRLVLRNNSLSGQLLRGFHSWKKLSELNLADNSFTGGIPPELGDLPVLNYLDLSGNRLSGEVPIQLENLKLNQFNVSNNQLSGQLPPQYATEAYRSSFVGNPGLCGEITGLCATSQGRTGNHSGFVWMMRSIFIFAAVVLVAGIAWFYWRYRTFNKARLSADRSKWTLTSFHKLSFSEYDILDCLDEDNVIGSGASGKVYKAVLGNGEIVAVKKLWGGALKKDMENSGEGSAADNSFEAEVRTLGKIRHKNIVKLLCCCTHNDCKLLVYEYMPNGSLGDVLHSSKAGLLDWPTRYKVALDAAEGLSYLHQDCVPAIVHRDVKSNNILLDAEFGACVADFGVAKVLEATDRAPKSMSVIAGSCGYIAPEYAYTLRVNEKSDIYSFGVVLLELVTGKPPVDPEFGEKDLVKWVCSTIDQKGVEPVLDSKLDMTFKEEISRVLNIGLMCASSLPINRPAMRRVVKMLQEVRAEERQRLEKDGKLSPYYYEDSSDQGSSV; encoded by the exons ATGGGCGCCTTCCTCCCCATcctgctgctcgccgccgtcgctgccaATGCCGGCCTGCTGCTGGCGCAGGCGCTTAACCAGGACGGGCTCTACCTGCTCGACGCCAAGCGCGCGCTGACCGTCCCGGCGGGCGCGCTGGCCGACTGGAACTCCCGCGACGCCACGCCCTGCAACTGGACGGGCGTCTCCTGCgacgcggccggcgccgtcaCGGGGCTCTCCCTCCCCGGCGCCAACATCAACGGCTCCTTCCCGGCCGCGCTCTGCCGTGTCCCGCGCCTCCAGTCCCTCGACCTCAGCAACAACTACATCGGCCCGGACATGGCCTCCGAGGCCGTCGCCGGATGCAAGGCGCTGGCCCGGCTCGACCTGTCCGTGAACTCGCTCGTGGGCACGCTCCCCGGCGCGCTCGCGGGCCTCCCGGAGCTCGTCTACCTGAACCTCGAGGGGAATAACTTCTCCGGCCCCATCCCGGACTCCTTCGGCCGGTTCCCCAAGCTCGAGTCGCTCTCGCTCGTGTACaacctgctgggcggcgaggtGCCCTCCTTCTTCGGCGCAGTGCCCACGCTCCGGGAGCTCAACCTGTCCTACAACCCCTTCGCGCCGGGCCCCGTGCCGGCCGAGCTCGGCGACCTCGCCGCGCTGCGCGTGCTCTGGCTCGCCGGCTGCAACCTCGTCGGCCACATCCCGGCTTCTCTCGGCCGGCTCCGCAACCTCACCGACCTCGACCTCTCCACGAACGCGCTCACGGGGCCGATACCGCCGGAGATTACCGGCCTTGCAAGCGCCGTTCAGATCGAGCTGTACAACAACTCGCTCTCCGGCGCGATCCCCAAGGGGTTCGGCAAGCTCGCGGAGCTGAGGAGCATCGACATCGCCATGAACCGCCTCGACGGCGCCATCCCGGACGACCTATTCGACGCGCCCAAGCTGGAGACCGTGCACCTCTACTCCAACTCGCTCACGGGGCCCGTGCCGGAGTCCGCGGCGAAGGCGCCGTCGCTCGTCGAGCTGCGGCTCTTCACGAACCGGCTCAACGGCACGCTGCCCTCCGACCTCGGCAAGAACACGCCGCTAGTGTGCCTGGACCTGTCCGACAACTcaatctccggcgagatcccgAGGGGGATATGCGACCGCGGCGAGCTAGAGGAGCTGCTGATGCTCGATAATGCGCTCACCGGGCGCATCCCCGAGGGGCTCGGGCGGTGCCATAGGCTGAGGCGGGTGCGGCTTTCCAACAACAGGCTCGACGGCGACGTGCCTGGCGCGGTCTGGGGCCTGCCGCACATCGCGCTGCTCGAGCTCAATGGCAACCGGCTCACCGGGGAGATCTCCCCGGTCATCGCCGGCGCGGCTAACCTCTCCAAGCTTGTCATCTCCAATAACAGGCTAAGCGGGAGCATTCCGTCGGAAATTGGATCTGCCGCGAAGCTCTACGAGTTTTCGGCCGACGGCAACATGCTCTCTGGCCCGCTCCCCTCCTCTCTTGGCAGCCTCGCAGAGCTTGGTCGGCTCGTGCTCCGCAACAACTCGCTGTCTGGCCAATTGCTCCGAGGATTCCATTCTTGGAAGAAACTTAGTGAGCTCAACCTTGCTGACAATAGCTTTACAGGAGGCATCCCCCCAGAGCTAGGTGATCTGCCGGTGCTCAATTACCTTGACCTCTCCGGCAACCGTCTTAGCGGCGAAGTACCAATACAACTGGAGAACCTGAAGCTGAATCAGTTCAATGTCTCCAACAACCAGCTCAGTGGTCAGCTCCCGCCGCAATATGCAACGGAAGCATACCGCAGCAGCTTCGTGGGTAATCCAGGGCTGTGCGGAGAGATTACCGGCTTGTGTGCCACCTCACAAGGAAGGACAGGGAACCACTCTGGTTTTGTCTGGATGATGCGCTCAATTTTCATATTTGCAGCTGTTGTTTTGGTTGCCGGCATTGCATGGTTCTACTGGAGGTACCGGACCTTCAACAAAGCTAGGCTGAGTGCTGACCGCTCGAAATGGACATTGACATCGTTCCACAAGCTGTCATTCAGCGAGTATGACATCCTGGATTGCCTTGATGAAGATAATGTCATTGGCAGTGGGGCATCCGGCAAGGTGTACAAGGCAGTGCTCGGCAACGGTGAGATTGTCGCTGTGAAGAAGCTGTGGGGTGGGGCACTGAAGAAGGATATGGAGAACAGCGGTGAGGGCTCGGCGGCTGACAACAGCTTTGAGGCTGAGGTGAGGACGCTCGGCAAGATTCGGCACAAGAACATTGTCAAGCTCTTGTGCTGCTGCACACACAATGACTGCAAGCTGCTGGTGTACGAGTACATGCCCAATGGTAGCCTCGGCGATGTGCTGCATAGCAGCAAGGCTGGTTTGCTGGATTGGCCTACGCGGTACAAGGTTGCTCTGGATGCAGCAGAGGGGCTATCGTACCTGCACCAGGACTGTGTCCCGGCAATAGTCCATAGGGACGTCAAGTCAAACAATATCCTCTTAGATGCAGAATTTGGTGCGTGTGTTGCAGACTTTGGTGTCGCCAAGGTGTTGGAGGCGACTGACCGAGCCCCCAAATCGATGTCAGTAATCGCTGGCTCGTGTGGTTACATCGCTCCTG AATATGCTTACACGCTCCGTGTCAATGAGAAGAGCGACATATACAGCTTCGGTGTGGTACTCCTGGAGCTCGTGACCGGGAAACCGCCGGTTGACCCAGAGTTCGGTGAGAAGGACTTGGTGAAGTGGGTGTGCAGCACAATTGATCAGAAAGGAGTAGAACCTGTGCTGGACAGCAAGCTTGACATGACCTTCAAGGAAGAGATCAGCAGGGTCCTGAACATTGGCCTCATGTGTGCGAGCTCCCTGCCGATCAACCGCCCAGCTATGCGGAGGGTAGTCAAGATGCTACAAGAAGTGCGCGCCGAGGAAAGGCAGAGGCTGGAGAAGGACGGCAAGCTGTCGCCGTACTACTACGAGGACAGCTCTGATCAAGGGAGCAGTGTCTAA